In Mixophyes fleayi isolate aMixFle1 chromosome 4, aMixFle1.hap1, whole genome shotgun sequence, the following proteins share a genomic window:
- the NOPCHAP1 gene encoding NOP protein chaperone 1 — protein MEATGEQNIKPVRSGELLEVGSSGGLYSKLLLNSKQNNKSGSCSPIVKMPRSSILDRVHNFLPQMAQANENLSRDIESSPAGTFDIENIEEEEKIIEMNVALVELNSSDSSEEEKSSSDESSDSDPDGEVTEHNLKLRQKVKKGKIEVLAPKS, from the exons ATGGAAGCTACTGGGGAACAGAACATAAAGCCGGTCCGGTCTGGAGAGTTGCTAGAAGTTGGCTCCTCAGGAG GCCTGTATAGCAAGTTACTTTTAAATTCAAAGCAGAATAATAAAAGCGGATCCTGTTCCCCAATAGTTAAAATGCCGAGGAGTAGCA TACTTGACAGAGTACATAATTTCCTGCCTCAAATGGCACAAGCCAATGAGAATCTCAGCAGAGACATTGAATCCTCTCCAGCTGGAACCTTTGACATAGAAAACATTGAGGAAGAGGAAAAGATAATAGAAATG AATGTAGCCTTAGTTGAACTGAACAGCTCTGACTCTAGCGAAGAGGAGAAAAGCAGTTCAGATGAAAGCTCTGACAGTGACCCAGATGGAGAAGTGACTGAACACAACCTCAAATTGAGACAAAAAGTAAAGAAAGGCAAAATAGAAGTCTTAGCTCCAAAGTCCTAA